CAGGttctaaacacaaacactcacatatacTTTAGTATAATATTCAGAAAGTTCCCACTAAAAGAGGACATGTTCATGTggttgctgattttttttttttttcccccactttgTTGGTTCTCTTTGGTTTTCCAGGATGCTTGGGAAGAGGTGGAGCAGAGTTTGGTGGAACTGGCCCAGACTCGCTCCAGAGTCCAGCAGCTCAAAAACCAGCTGCAGGCCCGCAAGAAAGAGGCTGAGCAGGAAGTGTCTGGTATTGTAGATGAGCTCCACAATGAAACCTTGCCACTGTAAGTCCATTCACTGTAGAGTTTAttcaaaaatttaataaatcCTCTAAACATTTTCTATCTATACTAAGTAAAGGGGCATTAACCACTTCCTTACACATTATTACTGTATGGATCCCACAAATAATGTTTTAGTTTAGGAATTTCATGTGatagaaaacaaaagtcagGAAAAAGTTCATTATTTTGAGAGTAGGAGCTCATTATTATCAGCCGTTATTAACATAAGATTGAACGTTTAATTTTTGATCTTTGCTGCTCAATTTAGTCTAATTCTTTGCTTGTCTTCTGCTTATAGTTAGcaattgtttgtgtttgcatttgcaaCACATTTGTTGTAAACACAAAGAATAACTAATAGTCAAATTAGTGATTGATTTTTGATctggacaaatgaaaaacttgttttaaagAATTTACTTTGCCTGCATTTGATACCTTGAACTCTCTCTGTATTGCCGTCAGGTCGGTTCTAGAGCTGGAACTCCAGTCTGTGATGCAGGCAGCAGCCAGAGATCACATCAGAGACCGATGTATCCAGCTGGACGAACATGCCAAAAGCCGACAGAAGGCGCTCAGAAACCTTCGCAGCCAGTGGCAGAGCATCCTGGACTTCAGACAACTAGTGGTGAGAGTGAATTTTCAAAATGAGACCTCTCTTAACCTTCGCTAATGTCCCTCTTGGATCAGGCATTTTCTTCGTgttttatatatgtacattatATCAGTAATTATTTAGCAAAATGTGGTATAGAGGACCTGGTTAAAATTTCTGCAACATATATCATTAAacatgttgtgttgttgtgtctcTGCAGGTTCTCAGACAGGAGCAGATCAGGGGTCTGATAAAGGGTAACTCCACAGCCAAGACGGAGCTGATCCATCTGCACAGGGAGGTGTGGATGTTCTTCATCTGTCAAAATTAAGTAGACAGCTTACTTATAGGATTTGCTTCATGCTGtggtgaaataaatgttttagtcACGAAGAATTACATTTCTGGAGATCTCTTGAGGATTTCTAtccctctgttttgtttcagttacAGGAATTCATCCAGGGTAAGCTGGTGCCACAGTTTGAAGATGTCCCCACTGCAGCCAACAGTCTAAGGAACTCTATTTCTAAGGAGGCCAGACAGTTTGGAGTGATTTCCCTTCTTGCTCTGGACCGCAGGACTGTTGAAGGGTAAGAGAAAGTTGCCCATACGCAAAGGGGTAAGGTTAGTACATAActgatataattttatttttgttctagTTTAGAAAAAAGGTTCCTAAATTAACACCAAAACTGAGGACTTCATATCCAAGTACATATTTCACTGCCAGataaatttgtatttggtaataaataaataaaaaagcctGGACAAAAAACGCTGCCAACTTCTTTTTCACAGTTGGGTTGAGTTCTGTTGGATTTAATGATGAATTACAAATTCACAAAGGGAGGGAGGTGAGAGAAGCAAAATAATAATCTGTCAAAAAATGATCTTACTTGATCAGTGGTACACTTGTGGCTCCAGCTGCACTGGACTAAAGCATTTGACTCACTTAGAGAAGTGCATAACAAGAAAAGACCTTTTTAATCATACTCTTGATCAAGTGGTGAcaattactgaacaaaaaatagaaaaattaaatttttcctgttgtttcagAATGCAAAGAATCCCTGCATCGTGGTTGTCCATCCATCGCTTGCAGTCTTCAACCTTCAGCGGCATGTGTCAGAGCCTGTCATTCCCACTGTACAAGGTGAGTTTTGATGTTAATGCATCAATCTGTTGTAACAAAAGTGAGATCTCCTTCTTCTTTGTGGATTTTCCCAAAGCAACACTATACATGCATGTCATTCCTTGGGTAATGTCTGTTTGATTCATAATGTAATGGCTGATGATTAAATTCGAAGCCATTTCTTTTcaatttggtttatttatttttgtttttattcactaaCCATTAACTGTAAGCCTATGGAATAATGTGggacaaaatgatttttctttttatatggTAAAAAAATGATACATGTAATAAAATAGAAGAGCACTAATAAGCattgtaaacacactgaaaaagtgTTGAATTACTTTACAACAgaccaaaaaatgtattgtcaAAGTGGCAGAGCATCTGAAAATGGATTTTAAGACTGAATAACATTTACACTAAAATCTaacaaaatactaaaatactacTACTATGACTACTAGTAGTATTAGTATGGGTCCGACTATGTGCCTCAACAGAGTTCAgatttcttttcaaataaagCTCTATTAAGCAGCTCCTCCATCCCTTAGTGGTAATACCAAACCACTCAACTTCCCAGTTTGAATgttgtaatcttttttttctttttacatctttGTAATCAGCTCATCATTAAAGAACTTCGGCTCCAGTGTCATTATCATTTCTCGGAATCTAACAAACTTCAAGATGGGAAGTGAAATGCATGGTTAATGAAATTTTGCTACATAACTTTGCAGGTGAAGTTTGATTATATAAAGGTTGTGGTAGCAGCTCCCACTCTGCTCCTTAAACTCCACATGCCCACAGTGATTTTGACTATCCAGCTGACTGTCACTGTCACATCATTTGTCCCCAGTCTTCTTACTAGCACAGCAGATAAAAATAATATCCGTGAAAATCAGTTTTACTGCACAAAGGCATAACACCAATAGTCTTGTATTTTCTAGGCTGCTGTGAGTTTCCTTTGTAGGGACATATGCTTGTTTTACAAATAATTACTGTGTAACTTGTGCTTTTATACAGTTTGCATGTCATTTCGTGGAATTACttgtcattttcctctttcactgACTTTAATGCAGActcatttttctccttgttCTTACACTTCAGGCTCCAGAGGAGTTGTGTTTCCAGGCGCGCTCCCAGCAGCTTGAGTTACGTTTTCTCCGTCAGTTACTGCAACTTCACTCTGCTATGCTGCAGAAATTACAGAAGGAAGCAGAAAGGCTGCATGCATCAGATCAAAAAGGTTAGTCAGAGGAACTAATCAAAAGAGAAGCTTTTATTGTGCTCAAAGTACACAGTAACAAGTGCTGCATGTGGCTGTTTGTACAGCAACTGTATTTATTGAAGAATTTGTTACCTTGGCAAAAAGAAGTTTTAGGAACTGTGATCACTTTTAGTAACAACAAATCTACTGTTGGTCCTTAATATGCTTCTTAGCCTTGCTGTCCAGAGTCGTGGAAGAGGATCAGAAGCTTCTGAAGTCTCTTGTACCAAGAGTCAGAGGCCTCACCCAACGTTGTGCGCAGGGCCTTTCTTATGGGGACCAAGTCAAAACTGCCATCTCTTACTGGTGAGGCACATTTCTGAAGTAGATAACCTACTGTACCTTAAAACAATGGATGCAtcacatttagcatttttaagaATTCAGAAATGTCTATTTTCATAGTTTCACCATTGTTCCTATCAGTTCATTCATTGTTGAGATCTCGGGATGTCCCCTCCTTGACAGTTTTACAGTGGAGTACATTAGGGAAACAAAGCAACAAGCAAAGGTTTTAAAACTAATCTTGTCTAACTATGTTAcctaaacatatacatacatctGCAAGTGAAATGAAAGCAAACGTGACAAGTTATCATTCAGTGGTCTTTAATTCAGTatcattttgtttcagtgaaaTCCTGCTTTGATGATATGCATGTATGGTGCATTGTTttgctatatttttgtttaaatgattcTGCGCAAATTGCAATTATGAACTATGAAACTGAgtgaagttctttttttttttttgatgtaatgCATAATAGTGGAGCACAGCACATTGAATTCAACATTAATGATTTCATgtgattttgcatttatttgtgataatTATTTTGACATCAAAATACACTAATTAAACATTACAACCAGCCATGGGCTGAGTAAAATGACAGAAGttatggccaaaactatgaaaatgagaccctggttgttttcttttgttgctcAAAATAGTAAACTCTTAGGCTTAAACCTTTTACTGCTTTGATTGCATGTAGATTTTTTCCTAAACATGAACGTATATATAATTTTTTGGATACCTTTGCTCGGGAGTTATGGGTCTGGGTTTCTGTTCAactttttctgatttgtgtgtgttcatacatgTAGGTGGGATCAACCAGCCCAGCACGTCCTCCCTGAGGTCAGTAAGGGAGGACTGACCTTTACGCAGTGGCTACAAAGATGGAAACTAGCTGCCAAAGCCTCTTAAGGGATGCCTCatagtttaaaaatataaaggaGATCCCTTTCAGCACCTTTCAGTGGCAAATTGACCAAGCTACagtcaaggctggattaccaaccgggcAAAGGCAAAGTGGACAACAGCCCAGACCATGAGGGGCACAGAGGCCacaatttcatccattttcacttttttttgcagtttgattagttataaatgtgttttttcaccaCTGAAATACCAGATCAACTAAGGTGGGTCCTGCTTTATTAGCTAAATTCTGGTCCTGTCTGGTGGTTGTGCCCAAGGTCAAACTGTACTTGTAAGaacttaattattttagtttttatggtCCTCAAGTGGAGCATATTCCcaaataaagttatgtttaatcaaattaccccaaacaaagaaatatgaagTTATTATTTCAGCACGGGAGGTTTGGTTGCACAGGACTTAATGGGAACTTGGAGTCAGCAGGGCACATATTCAGGGCAAGGTAGGTGGGGGTGAATGGGGACCCACAGCAAATTTTTGCCCAGGGGCGCCTTAACAGGCTAATCTGGCCATGGCTGCAGTAGTTAGGAAATGCACAAATATTCTGTATTGTAAAgaagagctgcaacgattagtcaaaAAGTCTAATGTTTTGATGATTGATTCATTGtgtcagtcattttcaagcaaaaatgccaaacatttgttggttcaagcttctcaaatatgagaatttgctgcttttcttggtgtTACACtataataaatttaatatttttaggttttggactgttggtcggacaaaaacGAGACATTAGATGATGTCAAATGGTGATGTAGGACATTGTGACGGGCATTTGTGACTGTTTCCtggtgttttattattttcaattcattgataatgtaaatcattaattgcagccctactgGAAAGCAGTACTATAAACTAAACCACACTTTTTCGAAGCAGTTTATTCTTGTCATTACCCCTCTTGATATTTTACCATGTGAAAGTCAGTTActaataaatcatttcaaagcCAAGTATTTGCTCCTGTCTTCcttgaaatgcattaaaaaatacaataaagttGTGGAAAACTGCCTCTCCAGCTCTTGCATTGAA
This genomic interval from Xiphias gladius isolate SHS-SW01 ecotype Sanya breed wild chromosome 6, ASM1685928v1, whole genome shotgun sequence contains the following:
- the haus5 gene encoding HAUS augmin-like complex subunit 5, producing MADRNLVQDLKRWVTEEFSLPPDSLPNDSYFKTLCVGTGKSIWKYVTQHIFHQRNVRIMRGNLQWYKVLQDKELMQAEGQSKAAKQRELQRKIEQLKAEIGHLDSQISGTEEQLATQEQSISRTWAQVEDSQCRELLLQAFRQHCILGCKILSDDTQEISGHCQALEQMARKAETEVLFDNESSRSSDSGKLNSNTTAEAQVLRKVRELCDDRVHFYQSLQESELKTAQSAAKNMTHEQRTAMFQYWLSAVENLLGGYPPNHILSALQYLASREQKELQDKLASLDVTQDVTALRFRYESNHLLDMSAEEDNELPPVKTLLQDAWEEVEQSLVELAQTRSRVQQLKNQLQARKKEAEQEVSGIVDELHNETLPLSVLELELQSVMQAAARDHIRDRCIQLDEHAKSRQKALRNLRSQWQSILDFRQLVVLRQEQIRGLIKGNSTAKTELIHLHRELQEFIQGKLVPQFEDVPTAANSLRNSISKEARQFGVISLLALDRRTVEGMQRIPASWLSIHRLQSSTFSGMCQSLSFPLYKAPEELCFQARSQQLELRFLRQLLQLHSAMLQKLQKEAERLHASDQKALLSRVVEEDQKLLKSLVPRVRGLTQRCAQGLSYGDQVKTAISYWWDQPAQHVLPEVSKGGLTFTQWLQRWKLAAKAS